From Xenopus laevis strain J_2021 chromosome 7L, Xenopus_laevis_v10.1, whole genome shotgun sequence, one genomic window encodes:
- the LOC121395704 gene encoding predicted GPI-anchored protein 58, which produces MRCLQYALIILAILALIGGCFFLCTNFCIEEDRKVVEQARAPSPPPELNLQDILVYDSEDPGYAAQPSLELAPESPDPAPERPAQPADLDTCRFCCFPFLGLAPKLSNPSPEIPAQPPDPSVGLAPEPPDPAPELPAEPPDPDTCRSCCFPFPRTGS; this is translated from the exons ATGCGCTGCTTGCAATATGCCTTGATAATATTGGCAATTCTGGCATTGATTGGAGGATGCTTCTTCCTCTGTACAAACTTTTGTATTGAAGAGGATCGGAAAGTAGTTGAACAGGCCCGCGCCCCAAGCCCACCACCTGAATT GAACCTACAGGACATACTGGTGTACGACTCTGAAGATCCTGGATATGCTGCTCAGCCTTCTCTAGAATTGGCTCCTGAGTCTCCAGATCCTGCTCCAGAACGACCTGCTCAGCCTGCAGATCTCGATACATGCCGGTTCTGCTGCTTTCCGTTTCTAGGACTGGCTCCTAAGCTTTCAAATCCTTCTCCAGAGATACCTGCTCAGCCTCCAGATCCTTCTGTAGGACTGGCTCCCGAGCCTCCAGATCCTGCTCCAGAACTACCTGCTGAGCCTCCAGATCCTGATACATGCAGGTCCTGCTGCTTTCCCTTTCCTAGGACTGGCTCCTGA
- the LOC121395700 gene encoding protein spinster homolog 1-like yields the protein MWLLSDITFIQNHFVRAHLHCILIYLLLRLTKCKIKQLNCHFSCDFNCRNINFFRKLCIRSKQACDPVPVDIEKGEKERRAPCTLLCAKATLAILLLIKFVHYVDTYLAEGVMPLIEAEYELSIDKVARVETGFAIVFALVNPFFGHLSDQISQWTLMCLGVSYWTLFVASCSVIPQEWGWTIPFIRCAVAAIESFFAGISLTLIDDLFPPEKRRGTLFKFNNFSYIMGALGIVVGAIVPSYLGSNWRFALQVRKIQPGTINYIGVTGRYN from the exons ATGTGGCTGCTCTCTGACATCACGTTCATACAAAATCATTTTGTGAGAGCGCATCTACATTGTATTCTGATTTATCTGTTGTTGAGACTCACCAAAtgcaaaattaaacaattaaattgtcatttctcttgTGATTTTAATTGTAGAAATATCAACTTCTTCAGAAAACTTTGCATTAGATCAAAACAGGCATGTGATCCTGTCCCGGTCGACatagagaaaggggaaaaagagAGAAGGGCACCGTGTACACTCCTCTGTGCGAAGGCTACGCTGGCCATACTTCTCCTGATCAAATTCGTCCATTACGTGGACACATATCTAGCTGAAG GTGTTATGCCGTTGATTGAAGCAGAATATGAACTCTCCATTGACAAAGTTGCGAGAGTAGAAACAG GTTTTGCTATTGTTTTTGCCTTGGTCAATCCATTCTTTGGACATCTATCGGATCAGATCAGCCAGTGGACCCTCATGTGTCTGGGAGTATCGTATTGGACTCTGTTTGTCGCGAGCTGTTCCGTAATTCCCCAGGAG TGGGGTTGGACCATCCCTTTTATACGGTGTGCTGTGGCCGCAATAGAAAGTTTTTTTGCAGGCATTTCCCTGACCCTGATTGATGACCTGTTCCCACCTGAAAAGCGACGAGGGACTTTATTCAAGTTTAACAATTTCAGCTATATAATGGG TGCCTTAGGGATCGTTGTGGGAGCAATTGTGCCAAGCTATTTAGGCTCAAACTGGCGTTTTGCACTGCAGGTAAGGAAAATTCAACCGGGTACCATTAATTATATTGGGGTGACGGGAAGATACAATTGA